A genomic region of Desulfosarcina ovata subsp. ovata contains the following coding sequences:
- a CDS encoding serine dehydratase subunit alpha family protein, with protein sequence MTYTVKDILALQVAPALGCTEPVAIALGAAAAVSLLPGRQIDTIEIWVDPNIYKNGLAVTIPGTGGLNGLDMASALGAMGGDPTLKLEVLDPVDDAAVAAARSMVGDGRVTVHLLREQAGLYIKTVVSGHGHAAESVITGLHDNIVSLALDGQAVTESELLPKSPSANGKSHLAAMETWLKERCLDDLIELLDHLDDDDYDFLETGVNVNRRLAEYGLKHGPGLGVGRTFERLVRQGLIKRDMITAARILTASAADARMSGARLPAMSSAGSGNHGLTATLPIVAIEPFIDVDHAMVLAAIGLSHIITAYVKAHTGRLSAICGCSVAAGAGATAGVTYLMGGTKAHIAGAIKNLIEDLAGVICDGAKCGCALKLATAAGTAVQAALFSLHGVNVSFTDGIVGRSSEDTMRNIGTLTTQGMIETDRTILNIMLEKQFSDV encoded by the coding sequence ATGACATATACGGTTAAAGATATTTTGGCCCTTCAGGTGGCGCCGGCCCTCGGCTGCACCGAGCCGGTAGCCATCGCACTGGGTGCGGCGGCGGCGGTGTCGCTGCTGCCGGGCAGGCAGATCGACACTATCGAAATCTGGGTCGATCCCAACATTTACAAGAACGGACTGGCGGTCACCATTCCCGGTACCGGCGGCCTCAACGGGCTCGACATGGCATCGGCCCTGGGCGCGATGGGTGGCGATCCGACTCTGAAACTGGAGGTTCTTGATCCGGTGGACGATGCGGCCGTGGCCGCGGCCCGGAGCATGGTGGGGGACGGCCGGGTCACGGTTCACCTGCTCAGGGAGCAGGCCGGGCTGTATATCAAAACCGTGGTCAGCGGTCATGGGCATGCGGCGGAATCGGTGATCACCGGCCTGCATGACAATATCGTTTCTCTTGCCCTTGACGGCCAGGCCGTCACCGAAAGCGAGTTGTTGCCGAAATCGCCATCGGCCAACGGCAAGAGCCACCTGGCCGCCATGGAAACCTGGCTCAAGGAGCGCTGCCTGGATGATCTTATCGAGTTGCTGGACCATCTGGATGACGACGACTATGATTTCCTGGAAACCGGCGTAAACGTCAACCGGCGCCTGGCCGAGTATGGCCTCAAGCATGGCCCCGGACTTGGGGTGGGACGCACCTTTGAACGACTGGTCCGCCAGGGACTGATCAAACGGGACATGATCACCGCGGCGAGAATTCTCACCGCATCGGCCGCCGATGCCCGCATGTCCGGTGCCCGGCTGCCGGCCATGAGCAGTGCCGGATCGGGGAACCATGGGCTCACGGCGACCCTGCCCATCGTGGCCATCGAGCCGTTCATCGACGTGGACCATGCCATGGTGCTGGCCGCCATCGGGCTGAGCCACATCATCACCGCCTATGTCAAGGCCCATACCGGCCGCCTTTCGGCCATCTGCGGCTGCTCGGTGGCGGCCGGTGCCGGCGCCACCGCCGGCGTGACCTACCTGATGGGCGGCACCAAAGCGCACATTGCCGGCGCCATCAAAAATCTCATCGAAGACCTGGCCGGCGTAATCTGTGACGGTGCCAAGTGCGGCTGCGCCCTGAAACTGGCCACCGCCGCCGGAACCGCCGTGCAGGCGGCCCTGTTCTCCCTGCATGGCGTCAACGTCAGTTTTACCGACGGGATTGTGGGGCGGTCATCGGAAGATACCATGCGCAACATCGGTACCCTGACCACCCAGGGAATGATCGAAACCGACCGCACAATCCTCAACATCATGCTGGAAAAGCAGTTCTCCGATGTCTGA
- a CDS encoding peroxiredoxin family protein yields MPRKVTLNTKAPDFELEDTSGRPVRLSDYLGKKSVILIFNRGFVUPFCRRHMAQLRDEYDKFEAHNAAIIVIGPEKPEAFEAYWRNHRLPFVGLPDPTHTVLKRYGQEVRLFKLGRMPAQVIVDPKGRVRYVHYGHAMTDIPSNAEILGLLDQIEEE; encoded by the coding sequence CGAACTGGAAGACACTAGCGGCCGCCCCGTTCGGTTGTCCGATTACCTTGGCAAGAAGTCCGTCATCCTGATTTTCAACCGAGGGTTTGTCTGACCGTTCTGCCGGCGGCACATGGCGCAGTTGCGCGATGAATATGACAAATTCGAAGCTCACAATGCCGCGATTATCGTTATCGGACCGGAAAAACCCGAAGCGTTCGAAGCATACTGGAGAAACCATCGACTGCCATTTGTGGGGCTGCCCGATCCCACGCATACGGTCCTGAAACGTTACGGCCAGGAAGTTCGTTTGTTCAAGCTGGGGCGCATGCCCGCTCAGGTGATCGTGGACCCAAAGGGACGGGTCCGTTACGTGCACTATGGCCACGCCATGACCGATATCCCTTCCAACGCGGAGATCCTCGGCCTTTTGGACCAAATCGAAGAAGAATAA
- a CDS encoding MFS transporter has product MSTKQQSTWTKTIVASMTSYIDAGSIVAGAAGLSLWEAYLGMGSVQLGMLAAFSSNAISAALGALIGGYICDRFGRKLVYTYDLVFYMLGMLLIVFAVNFPMLFAGYCVVGLSVGADVVASWTLIAENAPAKNRAKHCGSAQVAWALGPAVVLVMSVILGGLGLLGNRIVFAHLIVVALITWILRLRMPESDSWIANKEKEQELIAKGLWRKPRMRDLFIGPNLKGVMFLFGVYTIWNLCAGTMGFFLPYIYEKVGGVSNATANALTVGLFLTSALSTLTLFMRLADRYSRRVIYRVVACLFIAAWSIFLLPEQSLTMPLLVTFAILVGINNGSGQQAFYQMWGSELFPARYRASAQGVLFFSARVFLGFWSLCLPVITESFGFKVAAIFLVAFATISMLIGTIFNPNTAGKTLEQIEAERYGSVGTSPLSVNEQTGEQPQEYMAT; this is encoded by the coding sequence ATGAGCACAAAACAACAGTCCACCTGGACCAAGACCATCGTCGCGTCCATGACCAGCTACATTGACGCCGGATCCATCGTGGCCGGCGCGGCCGGGCTGAGTTTGTGGGAAGCGTATCTTGGCATGGGCAGCGTTCAACTCGGCATGTTGGCGGCATTCAGTTCCAACGCCATTTCCGCCGCTCTCGGCGCGCTGATCGGCGGTTATATCTGCGACCGTTTCGGCCGCAAGCTCGTATATACCTACGACTTGGTATTTTACATGCTGGGGATGCTCCTTATCGTGTTCGCGGTGAATTTTCCCATGCTGTTCGCCGGGTATTGCGTGGTGGGCCTTTCCGTGGGGGCCGATGTTGTCGCTTCCTGGACGCTGATTGCCGAAAACGCGCCGGCGAAAAATCGGGCCAAACATTGCGGATCCGCACAGGTCGCCTGGGCGCTGGGGCCAGCCGTGGTCCTCGTCATGTCTGTTATCCTTGGGGGACTGGGCCTGCTCGGCAACCGCATCGTGTTCGCGCACCTCATCGTCGTGGCCTTGATCACCTGGATTCTGCGTCTCAGGATGCCCGAATCCGATAGTTGGATTGCCAACAAGGAAAAGGAACAAGAGTTGATCGCCAAGGGCCTGTGGCGCAAGCCCCGCATGCGCGACCTCTTCATCGGCCCAAACCTCAAGGGCGTGATGTTCCTCTTCGGCGTGTATACGATCTGGAACCTGTGCGCGGGCACCATGGGCTTCTTCCTGCCGTACATCTATGAAAAGGTCGGCGGCGTGAGCAACGCGACGGCCAACGCGCTCACCGTTGGCCTGTTCCTCACCTCGGCCCTCTCGACGCTTACCCTCTTCATGCGTCTTGCCGACAGGTATAGCCGCCGCGTCATCTACCGCGTCGTGGCGTGCCTGTTCATCGCGGCGTGGTCCATTTTTCTTCTGCCCGAACAATCCCTGACCATGCCCCTGCTCGTGACTTTCGCCATCCTTGTCGGCATCAACAACGGTTCCGGGCAGCAGGCCTTCTATCAGATGTGGGGAAGCGAACTGTTCCCGGCTCGCTATCGGGCTTCCGCCCAGGGCGTGCTCTTTTTCTCGGCCCGTGTGTTTCTCGGTTTTTGGAGTCTGTGTTTGCCGGTTATTACCGAATCTTTCGGATTTAAAGTCGCCGCGATTTTCCTCGTCGCCTTTGCCACCATCAGCATGCTGATCGGTACGATCTTCAACCCAAATACCGCCGGCAAAACGCTGGAACAAATTGAAGCGGAACGATACGGTTCCGTGGGGACTTCACCCCTGTCCGTCAACGAACAGACTGGCGAACAACCCCAGGAGTATATGGCCACATAG
- a CDS encoding lipopolysaccharide biosynthesis protein, with protein MSDANDKSPPPEDTGMGGNERPSGTRGNNQAPALDSAEKVQRIVRGLEQAFAWLADHLPRKSGGETPLLSQAVLPALDRLAGIVTGLAAMLLVDHHYGPVGLGLFAWFVSLLAIAGYLGQYGIATFVENRMARAQAQADAEGLAADALAALLTLGLAAAGLSIVAAFQVAGPGWGAGDALLYLLLGPTILFQNINSLRLALLDGAGRHAQAAGLRIRQRFTLLVVLLVLCLAEAPVPFLAGAFPLSQLIMALMGRKRIQLPPVSAVLAGRKQIFRTIDHGRAFLFTGNSLDVVFYLDMLILGWFVGPVELGVYARAMILMRLFLVIPSGLRPVLRQRANRLVGSGDRQELVQLVARSSRVLFAVHGLLALFILVQFPRTMAFLFNLRQWTDQAFAVFALVLPGLVFHCLATALGPLFEADQENFKLKRLTLVVALVNLVLNLNLIPFAGIAGAALSTTVAMFVHFWLFCRWLPVDMKNIGIFWPGAAAALYLTYVPLAALNVGPLASLLLALLLFGTLLWSSGYVSPTKPVDRELIPTLPQGGIQ; from the coding sequence ATGTCTGATGCAAACGATAAATCTCCGCCGCCGGAGGACACCGGTATGGGCGGGAACGAACGGCCGTCCGGCACGCGTGGAAACAATCAAGCGCCAGCGTTGGATTCAGCGGAAAAAGTTCAACGGATCGTCCGTGGGCTGGAGCAGGCGTTTGCCTGGCTGGCCGACCACCTTCCCCGGAAAAGCGGTGGCGAAACGCCTTTGCTCAGCCAAGCCGTCCTGCCGGCCCTGGACCGCCTGGCGGGCATTGTTACCGGGCTGGCCGCCATGCTCCTGGTCGATCACCATTACGGGCCGGTCGGTCTGGGGCTTTTTGCCTGGTTTGTCTCCCTGCTGGCCATTGCCGGCTACCTGGGACAGTACGGCATCGCCACGTTTGTCGAAAACCGCATGGCCCGTGCCCAGGCCCAGGCGGATGCGGAGGGGCTGGCCGCCGATGCCCTGGCCGCCCTGCTGACCCTGGGCCTGGCCGCCGCAGGCCTGTCCATTGTGGCGGCCTTTCAGGTGGCCGGTCCGGGCTGGGGAGCCGGGGACGCCCTGCTCTATCTTCTGTTGGGGCCGACGATTCTTTTTCAGAACATCAACAGCCTGCGTCTGGCGCTGCTGGACGGGGCCGGCCGGCATGCTCAGGCCGCCGGACTGAGAATCCGTCAACGCTTCACGTTGCTTGTGGTTCTGCTGGTCCTCTGCCTGGCTGAGGCGCCGGTGCCCTTCCTGGCCGGTGCGTTTCCCCTCAGCCAGTTGATCATGGCACTGATGGGGCGCAAGCGGATCCAGCTGCCGCCTGTTTCGGCGGTTCTGGCCGGTCGCAAACAGATTTTCAGGACGATCGATCACGGCCGGGCGTTTCTGTTTACCGGCAATTCCCTGGATGTGGTCTTTTACCTGGACATGCTGATTCTGGGATGGTTTGTGGGGCCGGTGGAACTGGGCGTGTATGCCCGGGCCATGATCCTGATGCGGCTGTTTCTGGTCATTCCTTCCGGGTTGCGACCGGTTCTCCGGCAACGGGCCAACCGGCTGGTCGGCAGCGGTGACCGACAGGAACTGGTTCAACTGGTGGCACGCTCCTCGCGGGTGCTGTTTGCCGTTCACGGCCTGCTGGCGCTGTTCATCCTGGTCCAATTTCCGCGGACGATGGCCTTTCTGTTCAACCTCCGGCAATGGACCGACCAGGCTTTTGCCGTGTTTGCCCTGGTGCTGCCGGGGCTTGTCTTTCACTGTCTGGCCACTGCCCTGGGGCCGCTTTTCGAGGCCGACCAGGAGAACTTCAAACTCAAACGGCTGACCCTGGTGGTGGCGTTGGTCAACCTGGTGCTCAATCTCAACCTGATCCCCTTTGCCGGAATCGCCGGCGCGGCCCTTTCCACCACAGTGGCCATGTTTGTCCATTTCTGGCTCTTTTGCCGGTGGCTACCGGTCGATATGAAAAACATCGGGATCTTCTGGCCCGGAGCCGCGGCCGCCCTTTACCTGACCTACGTTCCCCTGGCCGCCCTCAATGTTGGTCCGCTGGCATCCCTGCTGCTGGCGTTGCTGCTCTTTGGCACCCTGCTGTGGAGCAGCGGATATGTCTCACCCACAAAACCAGTCGATCGTGAATTGATACCAACCCTTCCCCAAGGAGGAATACAATGA
- a CDS encoding SPFH domain-containing protein, producing the protein MKQTILILLALFWMLTATGCVFYTTGETEVGVRTRKFALTGKGVEDKAYAPGSTYIFLPFINDWHTFDTKLQNLEMVFDQKRGDRRTRDDLLFKTIDGNDISLDVIIAYRIDADKAPYILQNVAKNNRILRDKIVRTIARSKPRDIFGELTTEEFYVADKRELQAQRAKDVLQEMLGPLGIVIEKVLTKDYRFNAEYQKAIEDKKVADQQVQKNRSAQHAALEEYKRKLEEAKGEVNKLIADADGAYRKAKIESDVYFEKQKLLAEAIKAEGIAEAKGIQEMNNALAGSGGEALVKLRIAEALQNKQIMLLPVSEGGMNLKTTDINQLINTMGVKSLAGAKK; encoded by the coding sequence ATGAAGCAAACGATTCTTATTCTCCTGGCCCTTTTCTGGATGCTGACCGCCACCGGCTGCGTTTTCTACACCACCGGTGAGACCGAGGTGGGGGTGCGTACCCGCAAATTCGCGCTGACCGGCAAAGGTGTCGAGGACAAGGCCTATGCCCCTGGCTCGACCTATATTTTTCTTCCCTTTATCAACGACTGGCACACCTTTGACACCAAACTGCAAAACCTGGAGATGGTCTTCGACCAGAAGCGCGGTGATCGCCGCACCCGCGACGACCTGCTGTTCAAAACCATCGACGGCAACGACATCAGCCTGGACGTGATCATCGCCTATCGCATCGACGCCGACAAGGCCCCGTACATTCTTCAGAACGTGGCTAAGAACAACCGCATCCTGCGGGACAAGATCGTGCGCACCATCGCCCGCAGCAAGCCGCGCGATATTTTCGGTGAACTGACCACCGAGGAGTTCTACGTGGCCGACAAACGCGAACTGCAGGCCCAGCGGGCCAAGGATGTGCTGCAGGAGATGCTGGGCCCCCTGGGGATCGTGATCGAAAAAGTGCTCACCAAGGACTATCGTTTCAACGCCGAATACCAGAAGGCCATCGAGGACAAAAAGGTGGCCGATCAGCAGGTGCAGAAAAACCGGTCGGCCCAGCACGCGGCCCTGGAAGAGTACAAACGCAAGCTGGAGGAGGCCAAGGGCGAGGTCAACAAGCTGATCGCCGATGCCGATGGTGCCTACCGCAAGGCCAAGATCGAATCCGACGTCTACTTCGAGAAACAGAAGCTGCTGGCCGAGGCGATCAAGGCCGAGGGCATTGCCGAGGCCAAGGGCATCCAGGAGATGAACAACGCCCTGGCCGGGTCGGGCGGCGAGGCCCTGGTGAAACTGCGCATTGCCGAGGCCCTGCAAAACAAACAGATCATGCTGCTGCCCGTCTCCGAAGGGGGCATGAACCTGAAAACCACCGACATCAACCAACTGATCAACACGATGGGCGTCAAGTCCCTTGCCGGGGCGAAGAAGTAG
- a CDS encoding TolC family protein yields the protein MFRECEKASRLEKIAVADYEKAIQTAFQEVADQLAARGTYKRQLEAQNALVESNKKYYDFSESRYKNGVDTFLTVLGSQRSLLSSQQDVVSVKLGYLSNLVTLYKVLGGGQI from the coding sequence ATTTTCCGGGAATGTGAGAAAGCCTCCCGTCTTGAAAAGATTGCTGTTGCAGACTATGAAAAGGCCATTCAAACAGCCTTTCAGGAGGTTGCCGATCAGCTTGCCGCAAGGGGGACATACAAAAGACAGCTTGAAGCGCAAAACGCGTTGGTTGAATCCAATAAAAAATATTACGATTTTTCTGAGTCTAGATATAAGAACGGTGTGGATACATTCCTCACCGTTCTTGGTTCACAAAGATCGCTTCTTTCTTCCCAGCAGGACGTCGTCTCTGTCAAGCTTGGGTATTTAAGTAATCTTGTTACCCTCTATAAGGTCCTCGGCGGCGGACAGATTTGA
- a CDS encoding SPFH domain-containing protein, whose amino-acid sequence MTEENPQGPQLFNMMKKRRIAIPKIRIPGGGKFKYLIIAIAVVVFAYNLLFVYVQPNEFGIKVVRLGISRGVQQEVYTAGLNLVIPGMQQMYRLPRDVQVLELTDYPRTAADQARKDRVAHIQTSDGFFVDVDVSILYRIVDPYLVFTKIGPGTLFEDNGIIPKAEPALKETLGKLTTEDFYNSPLRVKKAQEARDLLNAELSSKGIEVEQVLVRYFRYSPEIQKNIEEKKLKDQLVFTNQAAARAAKEEAQLKKIVQEGKVSVDVEMEQGRAYVTRKIAEKDLYRRTKIAEADLLVKLAEAEKVRLKNDALKGVGSERMVGLKMADVYKGLDLVVLPSDGQSGVNPLDLDNALKLFDVRKGGAQ is encoded by the coding sequence ATGACGGAAGAGAACCCGCAAGGGCCGCAGCTGTTCAACATGATGAAAAAGCGGCGGATTGCCATTCCCAAAATCCGAATCCCCGGTGGCGGCAAGTTCAAGTATCTGATCATCGCCATCGCGGTTGTGGTTTTCGCCTACAACCTGCTGTTTGTCTATGTACAGCCCAACGAGTTCGGCATCAAGGTGGTGCGCCTGGGCATCAGCCGCGGTGTTCAGCAGGAGGTTTACACCGCCGGTCTCAACCTGGTGATTCCGGGCATGCAGCAGATGTACCGGCTGCCCCGGGACGTGCAGGTGCTGGAACTGACCGATTATCCGCGCACGGCCGCCGACCAGGCCCGCAAAGACCGCGTGGCCCACATCCAGACGTCGGACGGCTTCTTCGTGGATGTGGATGTGTCGATCCTCTACCGCATCGTGGATCCGTATCTGGTGTTTACCAAAATCGGTCCCGGCACCCTCTTTGAAGATAACGGCATCATTCCCAAAGCCGAACCGGCCCTCAAGGAGACCCTGGGCAAGCTGACCACCGAAGATTTCTACAACAGCCCCCTGCGCGTCAAAAAGGCCCAGGAGGCCCGCGACCTGCTCAACGCAGAGCTGAGTTCCAAGGGCATCGAGGTCGAGCAGGTGCTGGTACGCTATTTCCGCTACAGCCCCGAGATCCAGAAGAACATCGAAGAAAAGAAGCTCAAGGATCAGCTGGTCTTCACCAACCAGGCGGCCGCCCGGGCAGCCAAGGAAGAGGCCCAGCTGAAGAAAATCGTCCAGGAGGGAAAAGTCTCCGTGGATGTGGAGATGGAGCAGGGCCGCGCCTATGTAACCCGCAAAATCGCCGAGAAAGACCTCTATCGGCGGACCAAAATCGCCGAAGCCGATCTTCTGGTCAAACTGGCCGAAGCGGAGAAAGTGCGCCTGAAAAACGATGCCCTCAAGGGGGTCGGTTCCGAACGCATGGTGGGCCTGAAAATGGCCGATGTCTACAAAGGGCTGGATCTGGTCGTTCTGCCCAGTGACGGCCAAAGCGGCGTCAACCCGCTGGATCTGGACAACGCGCTCAAGCTGTTCGACGTCCGCAAAGGAGGTGCCCAATGA